The following are encoded in a window of Solidesulfovibrio magneticus RS-1 genomic DNA:
- a CDS encoding C40 family peptidase, whose protein sequence is MRRPIFAARRLLAAACCCLSLWAALPAQARTVYGYEDSLGMLHTSPNKLSEHYKPLYDSEAKADHEALVKALREQNALGGPPITRGAVLPADMGPLSEVGERILRAAEPYLGAPYRLGGDTPAGIDCSGLTKAVYAIFGCSLPRQSRLQAGLGSAVATAELAPGDLLFFATNLDVGISHVGIYLGSGRMLHSSPRRGGVGVDKLSGTDYERWFVAARRLPRAPGTEAGSPEAGATSRKAGRK, encoded by the coding sequence ATGCGCCGCCCCATTTTCGCCGCGCGTCGCTTGCTGGCGGCGGCCTGTTGCTGCCTGTCGCTTTGGGCCGCCTTGCCGGCCCAGGCGCGCACCGTCTACGGCTATGAAGACAGCCTGGGCATGCTCCATACGAGTCCGAACAAGTTAAGCGAGCACTACAAACCGCTCTACGACAGCGAGGCCAAGGCCGACCATGAGGCCCTGGTCAAGGCGCTGCGGGAGCAAAACGCCCTGGGCGGGCCGCCGATCACCCGGGGGGCTGTGCTGCCGGCCGACATGGGACCGCTGTCCGAAGTCGGGGAGCGCATCCTTCGCGCGGCCGAGCCTTACCTGGGCGCGCCCTACCGTCTGGGCGGCGATACCCCGGCCGGCATCGACTGCTCGGGCCTGACCAAGGCTGTCTACGCCATTTTCGGCTGCTCCCTGCCCCGGCAAAGCCGGCTCCAGGCCGGGCTGGGGTCGGCCGTGGCCACGGCCGAACTGGCCCCGGGCGACCTGCTTTTTTTCGCCACCAATCTGGACGTCGGCATCAGCCATGTCGGCATCTATCTCGGCAGCGGCCGGATGCTCCATTCCAGTCCTAGGCGTGGCGGCGTGGGCGTGGACAAGCTTTCCGGCACGGATTACGAACGCTGGTTCGTGGCCGCCCGCCGCCTGCCGCGCGCCCCCGGGACCGAGGCCGGTTCTCCTGAGGCCGGCGCGACGTCTCGCAAGGCGGGACGGAAATAG
- a CDS encoding ABC transporter substrate-binding protein: MQRFVSRLVLTLVLLAATVAGAQAGPATDTLSQSVDKIIALLADPAYKASDTRPAMRAKLIAAIGEIFDMKELSRRALGPEWNKFNPEQQERFVKAFGTLLENTYLDKIESYTDEKVQYLTEQDLGGGKAEVSTKVMGKGKEIPIAYRLTDRGGWKVYDVVIEGVSLVQNYRSQFGQLLMNESPDAVIAKISQKRS, translated from the coding sequence ATGCAGCGTTTCGTTTCCCGCCTCGTTTTGACCCTTGTCCTGCTGGCCGCGACCGTGGCCGGCGCCCAGGCCGGACCGGCCACCGACACCCTGTCCCAGTCCGTGGACAAAATCATCGCCCTGCTGGCCGATCCGGCCTACAAGGCGTCCGATACCCGACCAGCCATGCGGGCCAAGCTCATCGCCGCCATCGGCGAAATCTTCGACATGAAGGAACTCTCCCGCCGCGCTCTGGGGCCGGAGTGGAACAAGTTCAACCCCGAGCAGCAGGAGCGGTTCGTCAAGGCCTTCGGCACGCTGCTGGAAAACACCTATCTCGACAAGATCGAGAGCTACACCGACGAAAAGGTGCAGTACCTCACGGAGCAGGACCTCGGCGGCGGCAAGGCCGAAGTGAGCACCAAGGTCATGGGCAAGGGCAAGGAGATTCCCATTGCCTACCGCCTGACCGATCGCGGCGGCTGGAAGGTCTACGACGTGGTCATTGAAGGCGTCAGCCTGGTGCAGAACTACCGCAGCCAGTTTGGCCAGCTCCTCATGAACGAGAGTCCCGACGCCGTGATCGCCAAGATCTCGCAAAAACGCTCCTGA
- a CDS encoding AraC family transcriptional regulator has product MPVQDKSSDLPRHSQPATAKAEGRLPGSDAATALRLPLLGGVLALCASYRTQRFSRHVHEEYALGRIEAGALSFRYRGARVVAPAGSLSLAQPGVPHDGGPAVPEGWRYHMLYLPPTALAQALPAGASLPHFRPGVIEDAALADLFGRVHGLLMTPQAPSLAKQTRLLALLAAWIARHGDDHPAAPPIGREPGAVGQTLAILAERFAEDVRLEELAAATGLSPWHLARAVTRHTGLPPHAHLLEYRCRAARDRLTGPESLADIALAVGFADQSHLTRVFRARFGLPPGAWRKIVQEKHRRPR; this is encoded by the coding sequence ATGCCCGTCCAAGACAAGTCCTCGGATCTGCCCCGACACAGCCAGCCTGCCACAGCCAAGGCTGAAGGACGGCTTCCTGGTTCCGACGCCGCAACCGCCCTGCGCCTGCCCTTGCTCGGCGGCGTCCTGGCCCTTTGCGCCAGCTACCGCACCCAACGTTTTTCCCGCCATGTCCATGAAGAATACGCCCTGGGCCGCATCGAAGCCGGGGCCTTGAGCTTCCGTTACCGGGGCGCCCGGGTGGTGGCTCCGGCCGGCAGCCTGTCCCTGGCCCAGCCGGGCGTGCCACACGACGGCGGACCGGCCGTGCCCGAAGGCTGGCGCTACCACATGCTCTATCTCCCGCCGACGGCCCTGGCCCAAGCCCTGCCGGCCGGCGCGAGCCTGCCGCACTTTCGCCCCGGCGTTATTGAGGACGCCGCCCTGGCCGACCTGTTCGGCCGTGTCCATGGCCTGCTCATGACGCCCCAGGCCCCGAGCCTGGCCAAACAGACGCGTCTGCTCGCCCTGCTGGCCGCCTGGATCGCCCGCCACGGCGACGACCATCCGGCCGCCCCGCCCATCGGCCGGGAACCGGGAGCCGTGGGCCAGACACTGGCCATCCTGGCCGAGCGCTTTGCCGAAGATGTGCGCCTGGAGGAACTGGCCGCCGCGACCGGCCTGTCCCCCTGGCATCTGGCCCGGGCCGTGACCCGCCATACCGGACTGCCGCCCCATGCCCATCTGCTGGAGTACCGCTGCCGGGCCGCCCGGGATCGCCTGACCGGACCGGAATCCCTGGCCGACATCGCCCTGGCCGTGGGTTTTGCCGACCAAAGCCACCTGACCCGGGTTTTCCGTGCCCGGTTCGGCCTGCCTCCCGGAGCCTGGCGCAAGATCGTTCAAGAAAAGCACCGCCGTCCCCGTTAG
- a CDS encoding DsbA family protein: MGKWKVLVALAVIGLTAMPAAADDDLERVRKVLREHPEIVVEAIRQQGPAVLEVIETTARARQKDLERARFSQALAKPLTPVMEAGRVALGPQNAPVTIVEYSDFLCHFCGQASGTVKSVMEKRPDDVRLVFKHFATGKNSVRAALYFEAIAQQDAKKAWNFMDKVFARQKDVAEKGDEVLDAIAKEVGADAKKLAEDVKSKALADRVAADTKEARDFGFEGTPVFLINGAPVRGAVPYEVFDEFVGVAAKTPAAAKNQ, from the coding sequence ATGGGCAAATGGAAAGTGCTCGTCGCGCTGGCCGTTATTGGCCTTACGGCCATGCCGGCCGCGGCCGACGACGACCTGGAGCGGGTTCGCAAGGTGCTGCGCGAACATCCTGAAATCGTGGTCGAGGCCATTCGCCAGCAGGGTCCGGCCGTTTTGGAAGTCATCGAGACCACGGCCCGGGCGCGCCAGAAAGACCTGGAGCGAGCGCGCTTCAGCCAGGCCCTGGCCAAGCCCCTCACGCCGGTCATGGAGGCCGGCCGGGTTGCGCTTGGTCCGCAAAACGCCCCGGTGACCATCGTGGAATATTCCGATTTCCTGTGCCACTTTTGCGGCCAGGCCTCGGGCACCGTCAAAAGCGTGATGGAAAAACGCCCTGACGACGTCCGGCTGGTGTTCAAACACTTTGCCACGGGTAAAAACAGCGTGCGGGCCGCGCTCTATTTCGAGGCCATCGCCCAGCAGGACGCCAAGAAGGCCTGGAACTTCATGGACAAGGTCTTTGCTCGGCAAAAGGACGTGGCCGAGAAGGGCGACGAAGTCCTTGACGCGATTGCCAAGGAAGTCGGCGCGGACGCCAAGAAGCTGGCCGAGGACGTCAAAAGCAAGGCGCTTGCCGACCGGGTCGCCGCCGACACCAAGGAAGCCCGGGACTTCGGTTTCGAAGGCACTCCAGTGTTCCTCATAAACGGCGCGCCGGTGCGTGGGGCCGTTCCCTACGAAGTTTTTGACGAATTCGTCGGCGTGGCGGCCAAGACCCCGGCTGCGGCCAAGAACCAGTAA
- a CDS encoding MlaA family lipoprotein — translation MTAALSRKSLLPLLLLSVLVMTGCNGRQKTSKDFDKAVAPTPAAVQTPAQAPTQTAAAPASTETVAAKPAAAPVAAVTQTAPATPQADDYAETPYKPTPDPLYYWNKTWFKFNDLFYSGLMRPFAKGYAFVVPKQVRSGLTNAYQNFIFPIRFLNALLQLDFKKASKEFGRFMINSTLGIGGLVDVAKADPNLAPGNEDFGQTLGRWGVGDGFYIVWPLLGPSTARDTIGMAGDAAANPLTWIFGPWSIYGDDNPWYWSYIIKGADVFNNLPNTLEAYDAVVKPAVDPYTAVKDAYIQYRRNAVSQ, via the coding sequence ATGACCGCCGCCTTGTCCCGAAAAAGCCTTCTTCCCCTGCTCCTGCTGTCGGTCCTGGTCATGACCGGCTGCAACGGCCGCCAAAAGACCAGCAAGGATTTCGACAAGGCTGTCGCGCCGACTCCCGCCGCCGTCCAGACGCCGGCCCAGGCTCCGACCCAGACGGCCGCCGCCCCGGCCTCGACCGAAACCGTCGCCGCCAAGCCGGCCGCCGCGCCCGTGGCCGCCGTCACCCAGACGGCCCCGGCCACGCCCCAGGCTGACGACTACGCGGAAACGCCCTACAAGCCCACGCCTGATCCGCTCTATTATTGGAACAAGACCTGGTTCAAATTCAATGACCTCTTCTACAGCGGCCTCATGCGGCCCTTTGCCAAGGGCTACGCCTTTGTGGTGCCCAAACAGGTGCGCAGCGGGCTGACCAACGCCTACCAGAACTTCATCTTCCCCATCCGCTTCTTAAACGCCCTGCTCCAACTGGACTTCAAGAAAGCTTCCAAGGAGTTCGGGCGTTTCATGATCAACAGCACCCTGGGCATCGGCGGTCTGGTCGATGTGGCCAAGGCCGATCCCAACCTGGCCCCGGGCAACGAAGACTTCGGCCAGACCCTGGGCCGCTGGGGCGTTGGCGACGGCTTCTACATTGTCTGGCCGCTGCTTGGCCCCTCCACCGCCCGCGACACCATCGGCATGGCCGGCGACGCCGCCGCCAATCCGCTGACCTGGATCTTCGGCCCCTGGTCCATCTACGGCGACGACAATCCCTGGTACTGGTCCTACATCATCAAGGGCGCGGACGTGTTCAACAACTTGCCGAACACGCTCGAAGCCTACGACGCCGTGGTCAAGCCGGCGGTCGATCCCTACACCGCCGTCAAGGACGCCTATATCCAGTACAGGCGAAACGCCGTCTCCCAGTAA
- a CDS encoding L,D-transpeptidase: protein MQGTTGTSTQEPVAKAAAKPSAAPVAVKPAASAPAMAYAPVADGGGLDRFLATLAPSQTTGEPVAPEDAAAYNARKNHYSIEVHLSQRKLFLYENLPDGSRHLARSYVVAVPGRDMEAPQGWGVVTGISFEPSWRPTPAMKERALKKGKPLPEYVGPGVKDNPMGPFKIILSHGYGFRIHGNNNPNSIGRPVTSGCIRMRNDEGKDMAKLIDVGTEVVFLD from the coding sequence GTGCAGGGGACTACCGGGACATCAACCCAGGAGCCTGTCGCCAAAGCGGCGGCCAAACCCTCGGCCGCGCCGGTTGCGGTAAAACCGGCCGCCTCCGCGCCCGCCATGGCCTATGCGCCGGTGGCCGACGGCGGCGGGTTGGACCGCTTCCTGGCCACCCTGGCCCCGTCCCAGACCACCGGCGAACCCGTGGCCCCGGAAGACGCCGCCGCCTACAATGCCCGCAAGAATCATTATTCCATCGAGGTCCATCTGTCCCAGCGCAAGCTTTTCCTCTATGAAAATCTGCCTGATGGATCGCGCCATCTGGCCCGAAGCTACGTGGTGGCCGTGCCGGGCCGGGACATGGAAGCGCCCCAGGGCTGGGGCGTGGTCACGGGCATCAGTTTCGAGCCTTCCTGGCGGCCCACGCCGGCCATGAAGGAACGGGCGCTTAAAAAAGGCAAACCCCTGCCCGAATACGTTGGCCCCGGGGTCAAGGACAATCCCATGGGACCGTTCAAGATCATCCTGTCCCATGGCTACGGTTTTCGCATCCACGGCAACAACAATCCCAACTCCATCGGCCGGCCCGTCACCAGCGGCTGCATCCGCATGCGCAACGACGAGGGCAAGGACATGGCCAAGTTGATCGACGTCGGCACCGAAGTGGTGTTTCTCGACTGA
- a CDS encoding two-component system sensor histidine kinase NtrB, producing MPSVRQILVQNVIKTIPVGLLVIGPRGTVIAASPSAAYLLGLPEASLEGCDWHTLLLPAPANESFNRNLVEAVESGRPYRQCLADYQRPDGEMRRFSMTATCPSVDGKPIGVTLLFDDVTALYRSRERENAALREKNRLQHDMIESLNNLALSVAHQVRNPAAAIGGFALKLLRDHKERRLPVEYPEIIFQEARRLEDLVGAVVRLSTLGSPRFAAVRLGRLVEEALSRAARSAEGLHKRLESHISLEDVEIVADEALLSLALDEVLLNAVEFSGHERVRVSINLARRDDVSQLTVADDGPGVRPELRSFVFDPFFTTKARGAGIGLTLARKAVLEHNGEIDLRQGDGGGAVVAVRLFDTPEAGLGREAFYGPMGLDVRELMTKARELGLDVSGLTTIDAVRSIQQREGFAPCFAWGVHDRCGQELCAFRRECVKTLRIDDGRRFVYGGS from the coding sequence ATGCCAAGCGTCAGACAAATACTCGTTCAAAACGTCATCAAGACCATACCCGTGGGCCTGCTCGTCATCGGTCCGCGCGGCACGGTCATCGCCGCCAGTCCCTCGGCGGCCTATCTGCTTGGCCTGCCCGAAGCCAGCCTTGAGGGATGCGATTGGCATACGCTGCTTCTGCCCGCCCCGGCCAATGAATCGTTTAATCGCAATCTCGTCGAAGCCGTGGAAAGCGGACGGCCCTACCGCCAGTGTCTGGCCGATTACCAGCGCCCGGACGGCGAGATGCGCCGCTTTTCCATGACCGCCACCTGTCCGAGCGTTGACGGCAAGCCTATTGGCGTCACCCTCCTTTTTGACGACGTCACGGCGCTGTATCGCAGCCGCGAGCGGGAAAACGCCGCCCTTCGCGAAAAAAACCGCCTCCAGCACGACATGATCGAGAGCCTCAACAACCTGGCCCTGTCCGTGGCCCACCAGGTGCGCAATCCGGCCGCGGCCATCGGCGGCTTCGCGCTCAAACTCCTGCGCGACCACAAGGAACGCCGCCTGCCCGTGGAATATCCCGAGATCATCTTCCAGGAAGCCCGGCGGCTGGAAGATCTGGTCGGCGCGGTGGTGCGCCTGTCGACCCTTGGCAGCCCCCGGTTTGCCGCCGTGCGCCTGGGCCGGCTGGTGGAAGAGGCCCTTTCCCGGGCCGCCCGCAGCGCCGAAGGCCTCCACAAACGTCTGGAGAGCCATATTTCCCTGGAAGACGTGGAGATCGTGGCTGACGAGGCCTTGCTCTCCCTGGCCCTGGACGAGGTGTTGCTGAATGCCGTGGAATTTTCCGGCCATGAACGCGTGCGCGTGTCCATCAATCTGGCCCGGCGCGACGACGTCAGCCAACTCACCGTCGCCGACGACGGACCCGGGGTGCGGCCTGAACTGCGCTCGTTTGTCTTTGATCCCTTTTTCACCACCAAGGCCCGGGGAGCCGGCATCGGCCTGACCCTGGCCCGCAAGGCCGTGCTGGAACACAACGGCGAAATCGACCTGCGCCAGGGCGATGGCGGTGGGGCGGTGGTGGCGGTGCGGCTTTTCGACACCCCTGAGGCGGGCCTGGGGCGCGAGGCCTTTTATGGTCCCATGGGCCTGGACGTGCGCGAACTCATGACCAAGGCCCGGGAACTGGGCCTGGACGTCTCGGGGCTGACCACCATCGACGCCGTGCGCTCCATCCAGCAGCGCGAAGGCTTTGCCCCGTGCTTCGCCTGGGGCGTCCATGACCGTTGCGGCCAGGAGCTGTGCGCCTTTCGACGGGAATGCGTCAAAACCCTGCGTATCGACGACGGCCGCCGCTTCGTCTACGGGGGCAGCTGA
- a CDS encoding DMT family transporter: MSSRIKAVASLIAAMVLVGSSVAVGRSMTAALPLSFASLARFVLASLVLVPLVVVVEGRFPRVSRRTFYALLAQAACGSFAFTACLLSGLKLTGAASAGVTAAATPAVVTLLGAICFKEIPGRLALAGIGCVTAGLAVLGLASGGPVIGPAPFWGNALVLLAVCFEAVFLLLRRTVREPLSPLAAAMWVSLLGGLFFLVPGVCEALTLDLGHIPPRAVGEVVYYGLGVTAAAYMFWFYGVVRVDAATAGVACGVMPVAALACAALWCGETIGWREMAGCAGVLAGILCLAGGARKKNGAVRDSHP, encoded by the coding sequence ATGTCTTCCCGCATAAAAGCGGTCGCGTCCCTGATCGCGGCCATGGTCCTGGTCGGCTCGTCCGTGGCCGTGGGCCGCTCCATGACGGCCGCGCTGCCGCTGTCCTTTGCTTCCCTGGCCCGGTTCGTCCTGGCTAGCCTGGTGCTCGTACCCCTGGTGGTAGTCGTCGAGGGACGCTTTCCCCGGGTGTCGCGGCGCACCTTTTACGCCTTGTTGGCCCAGGCTGCTTGCGGCTCCTTTGCCTTCACGGCCTGCCTGCTCTCGGGCCTTAAGTTGACCGGAGCCGCCTCGGCCGGGGTCACGGCCGCGGCCACGCCGGCCGTTGTCACGCTCCTTGGGGCCATCTGTTTCAAGGAAATCCCTGGCCGTTTGGCCCTGGCCGGCATCGGCTGCGTCACGGCCGGGCTGGCGGTCCTGGGTCTCGCGTCCGGTGGGCCGGTCATCGGCCCGGCTCCCTTCTGGGGCAACGCCCTGGTGCTTCTGGCCGTGTGCTTCGAGGCGGTGTTTTTGCTCCTGCGCCGCACCGTGCGCGAGCCGCTGTCCCCCCTGGCCGCCGCCATGTGGGTGTCGCTTCTGGGCGGACTCTTCTTTCTTGTCCCCGGCGTCTGCGAGGCCCTGACCCTGGACCTCGGCCATATCCCGCCACGCGCCGTGGGCGAGGTCGTCTACTACGGCCTGGGGGTCACGGCGGCGGCCTACATGTTCTGGTTTTACGGCGTGGTGCGGGTGGATGCGGCCACGGCCGGCGTGGCCTGCGGCGTCATGCCCGTGGCCGCCCTGGCCTGTGCCGCGCTGTGGTGCGGGGAAACCATTGGCTGGCGGGAAATGGCCGGCTGCGCCGGGGTGTTGGCCGGCATTCTGTGCCTGGCCGGCGGAGCGCGAAAAAAAAACGGGGCGGTCCGGGATTCGCATCCCTGA
- a CDS encoding SPOR domain-containing protein, translating to MNRRIPIAALLLAFGLSGCASNNKDFEKEIWGQQAPESPTDTGWPRQSATPPPPPPPAYTPAPYAPPPPPAPVASRPLPAQAAPAAAAPAMPAASGGTGRTIAPPVVEPAPTVTDPRFAPKPFKPGAAEAEQAAASQAGYSGAPAAASGQAAAMAAPAAARPAPMPEPAGPASEEPAGAPSDRATFTFMAGSFAHKEKASELMNALESRGFSTRIDQGKLNNKTFFKVYAVKEGNRAELEGELFAAGVTEPHLTEERPLDRGGAPKSGAAGSAKTAPAATGTAKAPSPKPSGNIPPPIVEPAPPLPDGYVPPPPKAGGS from the coding sequence TTGAACCGTCGTATACCTATCGCGGCGCTCCTGCTGGCCTTTGGCCTGTCTGGCTGCGCTTCCAACAACAAGGATTTCGAAAAGGAGATCTGGGGGCAACAGGCTCCCGAATCTCCTACCGACACGGGCTGGCCGCGCCAGTCCGCCACACCGCCGCCTCCGCCGCCCCCGGCCTACACTCCGGCTCCGTATGCCCCACCGCCACCGCCCGCGCCGGTCGCTTCCCGGCCGCTTCCGGCCCAGGCGGCACCGGCTGCCGCCGCGCCGGCCATGCCGGCTGCCTCGGGCGGGACGGGACGGACCATCGCGCCGCCCGTGGTGGAGCCGGCCCCGACCGTGACCGACCCCCGTTTCGCGCCCAAGCCCTTCAAGCCCGGTGCGGCCGAGGCCGAACAGGCCGCCGCGTCCCAGGCTGGTTATTCCGGCGCTCCCGCGGCCGCCAGCGGGCAGGCTGCGGCGATGGCCGCGCCTGCCGCCGCGCGTCCTGCTCCCATGCCCGAACCGGCCGGCCCGGCTTCGGAAGAACCGGCCGGCGCGCCGTCGGACCGGGCGACGTTTACCTTCATGGCCGGTTCATTCGCCCACAAGGAAAAAGCCTCGGAGCTCATGAACGCCCTGGAGTCGCGCGGGTTTTCCACCCGCATCGACCAGGGCAAGCTCAACAACAAGACGTTTTTCAAGGTCTACGCCGTCAAGGAAGGCAACCGGGCCGAGCTTGAGGGCGAGCTTTTCGCCGCCGGCGTCACCGAACCGCACCTGACCGAGGAGCGGCCCCTGGACCGGGGCGGCGCGCCCAAGTCCGGCGCGGCCGGGTCGGCCAAAACGGCCCCGGCCGCCACGGGCACGGCCAAGGCTCCGTCGCCCAAGCCCTCGGGTAACATCCCGCCGCCCATTGTCGAGCCGGCCCCGCCCCTGCCCGACGGCTACGTGCCGCCGCCGCCCAAGGCCGGCGGATCATAA
- a CDS encoding rhodanese-like domain-containing protein, protein MLCRPPRHPLAALALALWVVPALLAACESQPTTDPDRKAKAYALYEGYKKDFPEAGAIRPEEALKLRQDGGVVFIDARSEAERAVSTLPGAITEQDYLADPGRFAGKQAVIYCTIGYRSGVLVQKLAAKGMAAANLAAGIVGWLHAGGSLVDASGAPTRRVHVYGRTWDLAPLAYTAVW, encoded by the coding sequence ATGCTTTGCCGCCCCCCTCGCCATCCCCTCGCCGCCCTCGCCCTGGCCCTCTGGGTCGTACCAGCCTTGTTGGCCGCTTGTGAAAGCCAGCCTACAACCGATCCCGACCGCAAGGCCAAAGCCTACGCCCTGTACGAAGGCTACAAAAAGGATTTTCCCGAGGCTGGGGCAATACGTCCCGAGGAAGCCTTGAAACTGCGGCAAGACGGTGGCGTGGTCTTCATCGACGCCCGCTCTGAGGCGGAACGGGCCGTGTCCACCCTGCCCGGAGCGATCACCGAGCAAGACTATCTGGCCGACCCGGGCCGATTTGCCGGAAAGCAGGCCGTCATCTACTGCACCATCGGCTACCGTAGCGGGGTGCTGGTCCAGAAACTTGCGGCCAAGGGCATGGCCGCCGCCAATCTGGCTGCCGGGATAGTGGGCTGGCTCCACGCCGGGGGAAGCCTCGTCGACGCCTCTGGCGCACCGACCAGACGCGTCCATGTCTACGGCCGCACCTGGGATCTCGCCCCCCTGGCTTACACGGCCGTCTGGTAG
- a CDS encoding Hpt domain-containing protein, which translates to MAADEEHGETAARRPATFDPEAARRHMGVDADGFRRVFDCIWDEVSRRRSLLDAAYASGDLDGVALQAHTIKSSAASIGAEALSRAAAAVETAARQQTAEALALAIGRFNAARETLSRLAGIC; encoded by the coding sequence ATGGCAGCCGACGAGGAACATGGGGAAACCGCCGCCCGTCGTCCGGCGACGTTTGATCCTGAAGCCGCGCGTCGCCATATGGGTGTGGACGCCGACGGCTTTCGGCGCGTGTTCGACTGCATCTGGGATGAGGTGAGCCGCAGGCGCAGCCTCCTAGATGCGGCCTATGCTTCGGGAGACCTGGACGGCGTGGCCTTGCAGGCCCATACCATCAAGAGTTCCGCCGCCTCCATCGGCGCCGAGGCGCTCAGCCGAGCGGCGGCCGCCGTGGAAACGGCGGCCAGACAGCAAACCGCCGAAGCCCTGGCCCTGGCCATCGGCCGATTCAACGCCGCCAGGGAAACCTTGAGCCGGTTGGCGGGCATCTGCTGA
- a CDS encoding nitroreductase family protein, whose product MGSDSPILDAAACVGCGECVTVCPSGVLSLGDGLVVVAGAGCIGCGQCRAVCPQCALTIPGDDPWAQAYDVIEPSGEQIAPGGCQAGRLVDIMRSRRSCRRYLERPVPGPVIEDVIRAGITAPSGTNSQAWTFTVLATRAAVMSLGQAVAGFFGRVNRLAANRLVRKGYALLGRRELEDYYREHYASVAEALAAWERDRTDRLFHGATAVVVVGSRPGASCPAEDALLATGNMLLAAHCLGLGSCLIGYAVEAMRHDKRVKAAAGLPREETVHAVLALGWPAVAYARPAGRRRPLVRYKTA is encoded by the coding sequence ATGGGGAGTGATTCGCCGATACTGGACGCCGCCGCCTGCGTGGGCTGCGGGGAGTGCGTGACGGTCTGTCCGTCCGGGGTGTTGTCCCTGGGCGACGGCCTGGTGGTGGTGGCCGGGGCCGGCTGCATCGGCTGCGGCCAGTGCCGGGCCGTGTGTCCCCAGTGCGCCCTGACCATTCCCGGCGACGATCCCTGGGCCCAGGCCTACGACGTCATCGAGCCCTCTGGCGAGCAGATCGCCCCGGGCGGCTGCCAGGCCGGCCGGCTGGTCGACATTATGCGCTCCCGGCGTTCCTGCCGGCGCTATCTGGAGCGCCCCGTGCCCGGCCCCGTCATTGAGGATGTGATTCGCGCCGGAATCACCGCGCCGTCGGGCACCAATTCCCAGGCCTGGACCTTCACGGTGCTGGCCACCCGGGCGGCGGTCATGAGCCTGGGCCAGGCCGTGGCCGGCTTTTTCGGCCGCGTCAATCGCCTGGCCGCCAATCGGCTCGTGCGCAAAGGCTACGCCCTCCTGGGTCGCCGGGAGCTGGAAGACTACTACCGCGAGCATTATGCGTCGGTGGCCGAGGCGTTGGCCGCCTGGGAGCGCGACCGCACGGACCGGCTTTTTCACGGGGCCACGGCCGTGGTGGTGGTCGGCTCCAGACCCGGGGCAAGCTGTCCGGCCGAGGATGCGCTGTTGGCCACGGGCAACATGCTTTTGGCCGCCCACTGCCTGGGGCTTGGCTCCTGCCTTATCGGCTACGCTGTTGAGGCCATGCGTCACGACAAGCGGGTCAAGGCGGCGGCGGGGTTGCCTCGAGAGGAAACCGTCCATGCCGTTTTGGCCCTGGGCTGGCCGGCCGTGGCCTATGCCCGGCCGGCCGGCCGGCGGCGACCGCTGGTGCGGTATAAAACCGCTTGA